A portion of the Colius striatus isolate bColStr4 chromosome 1, bColStr4.1.hap1, whole genome shotgun sequence genome contains these proteins:
- the ELK3 gene encoding ETS domain-containing protein Elk-3 isoform X2 encodes MDPHAVEISRESLLLQDSDCKMPPESRDQHKHSLSALKSTSRNEYIHSGLYSSFTINSLQNQPDPYKPIKTEKLEEKSEGSTPVEEVRTVIRFVTNKTDKQVMRPMVSLPSTSETAAASAFLSSSVSAKISSLMLPNSASISSPSSSSSRSPSLSPTSPLPAEHRSLFLESSCHDSDSLEPLNLSSGSKAKSPSLPPKAKKPKGLEISAPPMVLSSTDIGSIALNSPALPSGSLTPAFFTAQTPNGLLLTPSPLLSSIHFWSSLSPVAPLSPARLQGPNTLFQFPTLLNGHIPVPLPSLDRASSPVLLSPNAQKS; translated from the exons atggatcCACATGCTGTGGAAATCAGCAGAGAGAGCCTTTTGCTGCAGGACAGCGACTGTAAGATGCCTCCCGAGAGCAGGGATCAGCACAAGCACAGCTTGTCAGCACTGAAAAGCACAAGCCGTAATGAATATATCCACTCTGGCCTGTACTCCTCTTTCACCATCAACTCCCTGCAGAACCAGCCAGACCCTTACAAGccaatcaaaacagaaaaactggaGGAGAAGTCGGAAGGAAGCACACCAGTCGAAGAAGTGCGGACCGTTATAAGATTTGtgacaaacaaaacagacaaacaagTTATGAGGCCCATGGTGTCGTTGCCTTCCACTTCCGaaacagcagctgcctctgcttttcTCAGCTCATCAGTATCTGCTAAAATATCTTCCTTAATGCTCCCCAACAGTGCCAGCATTTCATCTCCATCGTCGTCTTCCTCCAGGTCGCCATCTCTGTCTCCCACTTCACCTCTCCCTGCAGAACACAGGAGCCTCTTCCTTGAGTCCAGTTGCCATGACTCAGATTCCCTTGAGCCTCTGAACCTCTCCTCAGGCTCCAAGGCAAAATCTCCATCTCTTCCCCCAAAGGCTAAAAAGCCCAAAGGCTTGGAAATCTCCGCCCCACCTATGGTTCTCTCCAGCACTGACATTGGTTCCATTGCCCTCAACAGCCCCGCGCTTCCTTCGGGATCCCTGACTCCAGCTTTCTTCACTGCACAG aCCCCAAATGGATTATTGCTGACCCCAAGCCCGCTGCTGTCTAGCATTCATTTCTGGAGCAGCCTCAGTCCTGTTGCTCCTCTGAGTCCTGCCCGGCTGCAGGGACCAAACACTCTGTTCCAG TTTCCAACTCTGCTAAATGGTCACATACCGGTGCCACTGCCCAGTCTGGACAGGGCCTCTTCTCCAGTACTGCTCTCTCCCAACGCTCAGAAATCCTGA